From the Candidatus Atribacteria bacterium genome, the window GAATACCTTCCTCTTTAATACTAATTTGCGATTTACCCAGGGTTACAACTTCTTTAAAATCTTTAAGTATATAAATAATTATATCTAAAATTGCGTTTTCAGAAACATATAATTTTCCATAATAACTAAAAGGAGGCCGTACTATTGCTCTCTCGCCTATTTTCCTTCTGCTATATCTTTTCTTATAAAATATCTCTAATGATTCTAATATATTTACCGGGAATTTTCTTTGTACTTCAATCCCGGGTAAAGGTATAACGTGTTTCCCTTCCTTTAATCTAACAAATTTTGCTTCCTCAATTTCTTGGTTAGTGGAAACATCTTCAATCTTTAATATTTTTTTAGGGGGCGGCAATTCTAAAGTTTTAATAATTTTATCAATCATTCTAACTGATGTTCCGATAACTAGTATTTTTTCTGGTTTAGCCTTTCTTATTACTTCTATTACTTCGTAGGCATAAGAAGGATCTTCGAAAATAGCAGTCCTAATAGCTTGAATTCTGTTCTTATCTTTTTTCGCAGAATGTCCGGCTAATATTTTATCTTTCCTTATTAAAAGACCATCATCAATTACGTAATTTATATTGTATTTATGAGCAATTAATAAAGCTTTATGGCTCTTACCTGTGCCACTCTCTCCAATTAAAGCAAATATTTCCACTTTCGATTACCTTCTCCCAGTATATCTCATATCTCCTATCTCGTATCTCGTAAGAGAAATAAATCCAGATATATGACTTTTAAACTTCTTCAATTTTTCTAACTATTTATTTTTTACGAGATACGAGATACGTATTTGCTATATACTCGATACTTTTTTCATTTGATACTATTTTTACTTTTTAGGTTTTACCCAACCTCTACCTTCTACTGCTTTAGCTACTCGCTGAAGCGCTATTAAATAAGCCGCATCACGAGTATAGCATTTTTTCTCGATGGCTAAATCAGCTACTGAGTTAAAAGCATTAGTCATAATACGGTCGAGTTTTTCTAAAACTTCATCCTTAGGCCAGTAGTAATTCATATTATTCTGAACTTCTTCAAAATAAGAAACAGTCACTCCACCAGCATTGCATATAAAGTCAGGAATCATATAAACACCTTTCTTTTTTAATACTTCGTCAGCTTCTAAAGTAGTAGGTGTGTTGGCTGCCTCTGCGTAAATCTTTACTGTATCAAAATTAATATCATTTACATTATCTTGAGTAATTGATTGCCCCAAGGCAGCGGGTATAAGAACATTAACTTTCTTCTTTAACCAAGCATTCCCGTCTTCTTGTTTCCAGCCAAAAGATTTAGCTCTTTCTGGATCGATAGTGCCGAATTTATCCAAAGTTCCAGGTGCAAGTAAGTCTTTTGGATCAATACCTTTTTCGCAACTATAAGTGTAGACTTTTTTATTTTTTGAATCCCAACAAGATATAGCTAATACTTTACCACCATATTGAACAAATTTTTCGCAAGTATATTGAGCAACATTACCAGCACCTTGAATAGAAGCGGTAGCATCTTTAAAATCTATATCTAACCTCTTTAATGCTTCTCGAATACAGTAAACTACACCATAACCTGTAGCCTCTGTTCTACCAAGTGAACCCCCTACTCCTACCGCCTTACCAGTAACAAAACCAGGTTTTCTATTCCTATTAATCGTATCATATTCATCCATAATCCAGAGCATAT encodes:
- a CDS encoding Glu/Leu/Phe/Val dehydrogenase, yielding MSKEMNPFELVQAQFDHNAELLNLNPALREFMREPERAIQFTIPIDMDNGTTKTFTGFRVQHSTARGPAKGGLRFAEDETIDMVKQLAMMMAWKCAVVDIPLGGGKGGIIVDPRKLSDRETERLCRGWVRKVYDFVGPEIDVPAPDVGTNPQDMLWIMDEYDTINRNRKPGFVTGKAVGVGGSLGRTEATGYGVVYCIREALKRLDIDFKDATASIQGAGNVAQYTCEKFVQYGGKVLAISCWDSKNKKVYTYSCEKGIDPKDLLAPGTLDKFGTIDPERAKSFGWKQEDGNAWLKKKVNVLIPAALGQSITQDNVNDINFDTVKIYAEAANTPTTLEADEVLKKKGVYMIPDFICNAGGVTVSYFEEVQNNMNYYWPKDEVLEKLDRIMTNAFNSVADLAIEKKCYTRDAAYLIALQRVAKAVEGRGWVKPKK